A DNA window from Pseudorasbora parva isolate DD20220531a chromosome 5, ASM2467924v1, whole genome shotgun sequence contains the following coding sequences:
- the scrn3 gene encoding secernin-3 encodes MHPTSCDTFVALPPSTEGQQRIIFGKNSDRPCDEVQEVIYYPAKDHEPEEKVECTYIEIEQVAHTYAVVLSRPAWLWGAEMGANEHQVCIGNEAVWGKESADDEEALLGMDLVRLALERANTAERAVDVITELLEKYGQGGNCMEDECGFTYHNSFLISDRTEAWVLETAGKYWAAERVEAGYRNISNQYSITTKIDKEHPELRKYARKQSWWDGQAQFSFAEVYSYSATARIEAAGGRYCEGRKLLQKSEGHITAETMMDILRDKESGINMEGMFVTTGSMVSVVPKDPHLPAVHFFTATPDPERSVFKPFIFVVDIKQLKHTCSPCFGEEDPVKKKPRFQSKPNRKHPLFLKHEMAAAIIDSTSERGQKIVENMRALEKKKLAEMEKYLTEGIEDSTLLVHLFTDTADEELEIYSKA; translated from the exons aTGCATCCAACCTCCTGCGACACATTTGTGGCTTTGCCTCCATCTACAGAGGGCCAGCAACGGATCATCTTTGGGAAGAACTCGGACAGGCCCTGTGATGAAGTTCAAGAGGTCATCTACTACCCCGCAAAGGACCATGAACCTGAAGAAAAAGTTGAG TGTACGTATATAGAAATCGAGCAGGTGGCTCACACGTATGCAGTGGTGCTGAGTCGCCCCGCCTGGCTGTGGGGGGCAGAGATGGGGGCAAACGAGCATCAGGTGTGTATCGGAAATGAGGCGGTCTGGGGCAAGGAGAGTGCAGATGATGAAGAGGCTCTTCTGGGCATGGATCTCGTCAG GCTTGCTCTGGAGAGGGCCAACACTGCTGAGCGGGCTGTAGATGTGATAACTGAGCTGCTGGAAAAATACGGCCAGGGAGGGAACTGTATGGAGGACGAGTGTGGATTCACATACCATAACAGCTTCCTCATATCAGACCGCACAGAGGCCTGGGTGCTGGAGACTGCTGGGAAATACTGGGCAGCAGAGAGAGTGGAGG CCGGCTATCGAAACATCTCCAATCAGTACTCCATTACTACCAAGATTGATAAGGAGCACCCGGAGTTGAGGAAGTATGCCCGAAAGCAGAGCTGGTGGGACGGACAGGCTCAGTTCAGCTTTGCCGAGGTCTACTCCTACTCAGCCACAGCCCGGATCGAGGCCGCAGGGGGACGATACTGTGAGGGACGCAAACTTCTGCAGAAGAGTGAAG GCCACATCACAGCAGAGACAATGATGGATATTTTGAGGGATAAGGAAAGCGGAATCAACATGGAGGGGATGTTCGTGACCACAGGAAGTATGGTGTCAGTCGTCCCTAAAGACCCACATTTACCTGCTGTCCACTTCTTCACGGCCACTCCAGACCCTGAACG ctCTGTCTTTAAGCCGTTTATATTTGTAGTAGACATAAAGCAGCTGAAGCACACATGTTCTCCATGTTTTGGAGAGGAGGATCCCGTGAAGAAGAAACCCCGGTTCCAGAGCAAACCGAACCGCAAGCACCCTCTGTTCCTGAAGCACGAGATGGCCGCCGCCATCATCGACAGCACCAGT gAGAGAGGACAGAAGATTGTAGAGAATATGAGAGCTCTGGAGAAGAAGAAGTTGGCAGAGATGGAGAAATATCTAACGGAGGGGATTGAGGACTCAACACTGCTGGTTCATCTCTTTACAGACACTGCAGATGAGGAGCTTGAGATTTACAGTAAAGCCTGA